GGTCATGCGCTCCCTGACCCATGTCTTTCGTGGTGCCATCGGCGCGGCGCATATCGAGCAGCCGACCGAGTCCCCGATACGCTACGTCTTTCTGGATGTGGAGGGAGAGGAAATCGGACGGGGACAGTCCTCTTGCCTGCGCTTCCTGGTGAGCCGGCCGAGTGTGCGGGTAGCCGCACTGCGTATCGACCTTGAAGCGGATACCGACGTGCGCGTATTGGAGGTCTTCGACCGGGCCCATTTCCCGACCGCCGCTGCGGCACAGTCGCAGACCGGTAGTTGCGATGTGCCGCCTGCCCTGATCATTCCCCGTTGACGGGCTCCCGCCATAGATAGAATGCTCTCCAAGACCTATTCCCGGCTCCGTTCGCACCTTGTCCTGAAGTCCCTCCGTCCGGGGAGGCTACGGCAGGAACGACGCAATCCACCGGTTCTCTACGTGCCGGGTATTTTTGGTACCAAGCTTTACGACCGGCAACGCCAGGTTTATCTGTGGAGCGACTATCGAGGTCTGCTCTTCCGCCAGCCGGGCGAAGCCGGATTCGAGCTTGATCCGACCGACCCTCAACGCGTCCTTGCCAACGAAACCCTGCACGAATTCCGTATCGTGCCGGGAATCTACAGCAGCATCGTCACCCGTGATGTGGTCAATGCGCTGGAAGTCGGCCTCGGTTACCGCTTGGGTTGCGATCTCTTCTTTCTTGCCTACGACTGGCGTAGCGACTATCGGCGCCTGGGCGGGCTGATCGAGTTGGAAATCCGGCGCCTGCAGTCGCGTTTCGGGGAACACCAGAAGATCGTCCTGATCGGCCAGTCCGTGGCGAATCCGGCTATCCGTTACTGGCTGCGGACTTGCACTCCGGAAATACGCGAATCGATCGGCAAATGGTACGCATTCGGGCCGCCCTGGCGGGGTACTTGGAATTCGGTCTACATGCTGCAGAACGGCTACTGGCCGGCCACCCGCAAGTATCACGGGTTCAGTGCGGAAGCAGTCGGTACATGTCCGTCTGTGTACCAATTGTTGCCAGCCGAGGGGCGCATGATCGACCGCAGGGGCGAACGGATCGACGGGTTCGACATTTTCGACGCCGGCCACTGGCGGGATGCCGGATTGCCGTGCCAACAAGCCAATCTGGCCGGGCAGTTGGCGCAGGCGCGCGACTTCGCTGCTGCCATTGCAGGTACGCATCCCGCCGAAGCCGCGGTGCCGCAGACGTGGTTTGTCAACGCCGCCAACCAGGCAGTCAGCGCCGCGCTTGAAGGTGAGGGCAATGCACCGGCGGCGACTTCCCTGGAAACGATCCGCAAGCGTGCCCCGGAGATTCTGGAACGCTGCCAGGAAATCGGCGACGACCACTTTCCCTTGCGCCATATCACGGAGGCTCCCTGCGGACCGTTGGTGACTTCGCTGGACGCCATGCCCTGGGGAGACAATGCCGTTGTCGTCAGCCGCGCGCACGACCATCGTGCCCTCATCAATCACGGCCCCAATCTCTATGCCCTGGTCAAGGACATGGCCATGCTCAGATGCACGGCCGATCATCTCCATGTGTGAATACTCATGAATTCCCTGCCGCATATCGAACAACTCAGCTTGCTCGCAGATCCCTACGCCGCATCCACTGCCGACGACGAAGTCCTATTCGGGGCGGCCATGGCGGAGGCCGACAATTGGCACCGTGCCCGCAATCCGGCCTATGCCGCCCTCTGGCAGGGAGAGCAACGCCCCCGGATGCCCGTCGGGCTCTTCAAGCGCGTTGCGCTGCACACGCCCGTCGAAGGCGATGGAGTTTGGCTGTCCAGCTCGGGCACGGGCCAGCAGGGAGCCGCCTCGCTTTATTTCGACACTTCCAGCATGGCGCGCATCGAGCGCGGCATGCGCCAGATCTTCTACCATCAGGGCATGATCAGCGCGCAGCCGGCGCGCTTTCTCCTTC
This DNA window, taken from Thauera sp. K11, encodes the following:
- a CDS encoding lipase/acyltransferase domain-containing protein; amino-acid sequence: MLSKTYSRLRSHLVLKSLRPGRLRQERRNPPVLYVPGIFGTKLYDRQRQVYLWSDYRGLLFRQPGEAGFELDPTDPQRVLANETLHEFRIVPGIYSSIVTRDVVNALEVGLGYRLGCDLFFLAYDWRSDYRRLGGLIELEIRRLQSRFGEHQKIVLIGQSVANPAIRYWLRTCTPEIRESIGKWYAFGPPWRGTWNSVYMLQNGYWPATRKYHGFSAEAVGTCPSVYQLLPAEGRMIDRRGERIDGFDIFDAGHWRDAGLPCQQANLAGQLAQARDFAAAIAGTHPAEAAVPQTWFVNAANQAVSAALEGEGNAPAATSLETIRKRAPEILERCQEIGDDHFPLRHITEAPCGPLVTSLDAMPWGDNAVVVSRAHDHRALINHGPNLYALVKDMAMLRCTADHLHV